DNA from Candidatus Saccharimonadales bacterium:
CCCGTTTTGCCAATAAACTAAAAGGGAAGGCTAACAGCGGAGTTGGTCACTTACTACTAGGACTACTCCAGGCCTTCTTTAAGCCGCCCGAGGCCAAAGATTCAAGTGCACCCGAGATTAGCGAACGCGACAAAAGCCGAATCAGTGAAATCGAAAAGAAAAGCGTAAAACTTGGCTACCAAGTTAAAATGCGAATTTTATATCTGGGAAATACCGAAAAAACAGCAAAACTACGCATGCAGGCAATTGTTGGAACATTCAAGCAATTTAATAGCACCAACCTTAATGGATTTCAGATTAAAGGTGCAGCGTATGGCCAAGAGGGCATAGATAAATTCCGAGCGCGCTTTTTCATAGACAAAGGCTACATCTTAAACATTGAAGAGCTCGCTAGCGTTTACCACCTACCGCACACAACAGTAGAGACGCCGAACATCGTTTGGGCTAGCTCAAAAACGGCCGAGCCACCGGCAAAACTACCAATTATACTTGGCACGGACAGAGATAACGAGATAAGCGCATTCGGCTTAACAAACTTCAGAGGAATTAACCAGCAATTTGGATTATTCCGAGGCGATCGAGGCAGGCACGCTTATATAATTGGTCAAACTGGAACCGGTAAATCGGGAATGCTCGAGCTTTTGGCGCTAAGTGATATTTTCCATAATCAAGGATATGCAATTATTGACCCGCACGGTGATTTTGCAATGGCAAATCTTAAGTTCATTCCACCGTCACGCATAAAAGATGTGGTTTACTTTAACCCGGCCGACATGCAGTTCCCGATTGGTTTCAACCCAATGGAGGTAAGCGATCCAAACATGAAGAGCCATATCAGCTCCGAAGTTATTGGCGTCCTTAAACGCATGTTCGGCGACAGTTGGGGGCCGCGCTTGGAATATATTTTGCGTTACACGATTTTAGCTTTGCTTGATTACCCAAATACAACACTCCTCGATATCACCCGAATGCTAACCGATAAAAAATTCCGCAAGGCTGTAGTAGAAAATTGCCAAGATACTGTGGTTCGTCAGTTCTGGAATGTTGAGTTTGCTAGCTGGAACGACAAATTCTTAGCCGAAGCTATAAGCCCAGTATTAAACAAAGTTGGAGCTTTCACTGCCAACCCAATTATTCGTAATATCATTGGTCAGCCAAAAAGTACATTTAACATTCGCAAAATTATGGACGAGGGCAAGATTTTGGTGGTTAACCTTTCTAAAGGTCTGATCGGTGAAGACAACGCCGGAATCTTAGGGTCTTTCCTTGTGACTAAGATTCAGTTGGCTGCGATGAGCCGCAGCGATATTCCTCTCATCGAAGATCGCAGACCGTTCTATTTATACGTAGATGAGTTCCAGAACTTTGCGACCGATTCGTTTGCCACTATTTTAAGCGAGGCACGCAAGTACGGCCTTAACTTGACCGTAGCCAACCAGTACATCAGCCAAATGGGCGAAACCGTTCGCGACGCAGTATTTGGTAACGTGGGAACAACCATTTCTTTCCGCGTAAGTCCAGATGACTCTCAGATTCTGGGAAAACAGTTTGCGCCGCAATTTTTACCTGAAGACATCATGCAAATGGCAAACCGGCACTTTGTAATTACTATGGTAATAAACGGCGAAAAAACACCCTCGTTCTCGGCTCGCACTTTAACATTGCCGCCAGCACAAACCAACTTTACCGAGCAGATTGTTCAAAATACCAGGCAAAATTACGCACGACCCGTTAACGACGTTGTAGCGGAGATCCAACAGAATGTTAATCCGACCCATAATCAGCAGGCGGTTACCGCGAGTAACAAGCCGAAGGAGCCTAAGCCAGATGAGGTTAAGCCACTACCGATAGTTAACGAAACAAAAATAGAACAAGCTAAACCTGCAGAGCAACCCGCACCACAGAGCGAACCTGCGCTTACTGCCGCCGCCAGTGAGCCCGAAAGCGCCAGCAAAAAGCGGCGCCGACGCAGAAAGCGTAGTAAGAGCAAACAGGGGAGTGAAGTTACAACCGGCCCCGAGCCCCACAATGACAGTTCGTCTTTGAGTCTGCGCTAAAAAGGTAACTTGATTAGAGTGAACTCGCCCTAGTCATCATCAAAGCAGGCGAGGAGTAAAAAGCGTTTGTCGGACGGACCGAACGCGAATCCCCTTTTAAATCGTGCGAAGCTTGCGGATACTTGACATCTAATCGTATTTGAACCTACTAAAATTATCTACCACTAGAACAAAAATCGAACATGGCTATTGGAAATTATGCATGGCCGTAACGAAGTTATTATTTATATGCTAATTGAAATAAATCTACTGCAAAATGAAGAGGTAGGCAAATTAAAAAACTAAAGAAAAAAACAGTGAAAAAGACGGGATTATAGGTAATGCAGGAAGCATAATCGGGATAGATGTTATGTCGCACAATATATCTTTTACGACACTACATGTATAAATCAAAAACATGTACTTATTCATCTTTTAAGAGGTAGGGTATCTAATATATCTATAAAACTCATGTAAACTCTACTAAACAACCTTTGCTTATGCGTCATGCGATCAGGTTTACCGATTAATAAATGGATCTAGGTATAAGGTATGCGTTATTTTGACTTTTCCACAGGCTATGTTAAAAATATGCATTTTGTTGTCATTTTTAGACATTTTTTCACACAACCTCCCCACCCTGATTCCCTGCCTCAAAACTTTCTATTTTAAATATAAGTATCAAAAATATTTTCTAGCGATGTTGATCATGAAAAAATTAATAGAACAAAAATCGAACTAAAGAGAGTGAGAGAGTAGTGTCTATTTGTAATATGCCTTATGCGCAACGCGAACATCGAGATACTGAGGCTTGATTCCCTTTGCGTCGAAATACTTAATAGCATTATATATATCTTCAGCCTGCTCCACCGGATCGCGGTCGATGTGCGTTTTTATAGCATATTCCCTGCCCTCAAGCTTTAGATGAATCTCACGCGTAGATGGCGGGATTACAACCTCTGTAACCTTGCCCAATTCATAGCTCTCGACAGCTCCAATAAGTTGCCCTAAAAACCTGATAAAACGCGATGAGGCAACCGCTCCGCCGCCCTCATCAGGTCTTATGCCGGATTGATCCGTAACAACCAAACCAGGTTCCTCGAAATGATTGTAAATAAAAGCCTCACCATCTTTGTCTACGTAAAAGTTCTGATTGCCAGCCTTCCAAACAATCAAGGGCTTTCTGAACTCAAGATCAAACTCTAAGTTCCCTCCATACCAATTACGATTAACATACACATCATCAACTTCGCTGTGAGCGCTTTTGACGTATTCGTTAACTTCATCTTGGGAAATCGTAAAACCGAAATGCTGTAGCGGTGTTTTGGCCATGAAATCGTTTATTGTTTTTTTATAAACGTCAACATTCGGCATGTTACTGGCTGGCGCGAAAACAATCTGCGGATTCTTGATATACATTGCGAACATATACATTAAAATCGCAAAAACTCCCGCCCATGATGCTGCTGATTTAGCGAACGTTTTAAGTCTTGCTTTGCGTTCATGGCTCTTAAGGCGATCAGTTTTTAACTGACCGGTTTTTTCGGCAGTAGGAGCAACCTTTTCGGAAGTACTACCAGTTAAAGTTCTACTGCGTCTGAATACATAGCCATTTTGCCCATCCATAAGATTGGGCTGCCTAGGTTGTTGTTTTTTAAACCACCACTTCATTTAGCTAGGCTCGCTCTTTATTTTTATATGCAGCACTTACGATCAACTCGGCCATATCGATTGCAGAATCGGGCTTCGCAAACTTATAAATAGCTTTGGACAAATCGTTCATTGTTTTTTTGTCATCAATAATCTTTTCGATTGCAAGCTTTAAGATGACAGGATTCATTACGATTTTATCCTCTTGTACCACAATCGCAGCGCCAGCTTTGGCAAAAACTTCAGCATTTTTGATCTGATGACCGCCCGTTAAATATGGGTTTGGAACGATTATAGTCGGCTTTGCCATAGCTGCCAGTTCACTAGTAGTCGTTGCGCCCGCACGTGTGACAACCACGTCAGCGCCACCAAACGCCAAAGCCAAACCGTTTATAAAGGGCTTTACAACATAGTCGGCGCTCTCAGGGGCGCGTTGCATGACTTCGTTGTAATTCGATTGTCCTGTTATATGTAAAATGGAACATTTTTTAAGCAACGGTTCAGCCACACTGACGATCGCTCGATTTAAGTTGCGCGCCCCCAAACCTCCGCCAGTCACAACTACAAGTGGCTTTTTAATATCTACCATGCCTAAAACGGATCTGCATTTTTCTTTTTCTTGCTGCGTAACTGGCCTAAAAGCAGCGCTTACTGGAACGCCAACGTAATGCGTTTTTTCCCTGGGGTAAGGGTAGTTTTCCACCGGCGCACCGGTTGCAATTATTGTCGCATGCTTTGCTAACAGTTTATTGGTTAAACCCGGCAATGAATCCGAATCATGAATAACTAAAGGGATCTTTAAAAATGACGCCGCTAAGCCCACAGGCAAGCAAACAAAGCCACCTTTTGTAAAAACTACATCGGGCTTAACTTTTCGTAAATACCTAACACTCTGTAATAATCCCACACCGGTTACGAAAACATCTCCAATGTTTTTAAAAGTCATAGGTAAATTGAAGATTTGTTTCCATACGCTCACAGAATGAAAGCGGCGAAACTTACCGGCATTTATTTTTTTGACTGGAACTTTAAAATTAAGAGTATCAATAATACCCGTGGCTTGCTGTCCAAAAGCTTTGTCGGTTATAAAATAAGCTTTTAAGTTTTTATCGTGCTTTTTAAGCTCACGCAGTACCGCTAAAACCGGTGTTACGTGCCCGCCCGATCCGCCGCCGGCCGCCAAAATTGTCATCAGTTCCTCCTTGTGTTGACTGAGTTGGGTTGTGTCTGGTGTATCTGGAAATCTGAATTACTAAACCAAGCGCGGCCAACATACACAGCAAGCTTGTGCCACCAAAACTTACAAACGGTAATGTTATGCCGGTTAGCGGGAAAATTCCTAACATTGCACCCACATTTATAATACTATGCGAGAACACCCAACCAAAGGTGCCGGCAATTACTAGCTTGGGGAAAAGTTGCGAAGTTTGATCCATAATTTTTAGCATCCGCCAGAACATCCCACCAAAGAGGCCTAGCACCGCCACTGTCCCTAAAAATCCAAACTTCTCGGCTAAAATTGCAAAAATTGAGTCGTTAGCCGCCTCGGGCAAATAACCGAACGCCTGAATGCTTCGTCCTAAACCCTTACCAGTCATACCTCCGCTGCCGATCGCAATCAACGCTTGATTTTCATGATACCCCATGTCAGTCGTAGTAGAGCTACTGTGGTTAAAATATGTCAGGATTCGCTCCATTCGATGCGGAGCCAACAAGATAAATATTACACCCAGCCCGACCACCAAACCGATTAGCATTGCGAAAAACTTTAGCTTGACGCCAGCCATAAAAAGCATGATCAGCGCAATCGCAAATAACGTTAGGCCGGTTCCCAAGTCTTTTTGCAAACCAACAATAACGATCGTCGAAGTGATTAGCAAAACACTCAACGGAACAAAAGTTTGCTTAATGTCGTTTAATTCGCCCTGTGCAACTCTGGCGGCCAAAAAACTGGCTAAGAAAACTAGCAACGCAAGCTTCATGACCTCGGCTGGCTGAAAGCTAATTATCCCAAGATCAAGCCAACGACAAGCACCATTAACGCAAAGGGCTAACGGGGTTGCCTGAAGTAGAAATGGCAACGTGCCTAAGATTATTCCTACGATTAAAATGTTTAGGCTATTTTTACGCCACCAGCCAAGCGGCACAAAGGCAGCAATTGCAAACGCCGCACCGCCAATTGCAATGTAAATTAATTGCCTAAACAAAAAATAATGTTGACTAATCTCGGTTTCACTTGAGCTAATCCTCGCAATTAGCGCTGGGCTGATCGAATAAATAACGATCAGCCCTAAAAGGACCAAGGTACAGATGAAAAGGATTAATGGCATATCTGGACGATGTTTGCGTATCCCCTCAAACTCATCTACAAACCTAGTGATCCGCCCTCCCCTGCTTGGGTTCATCCTAAACGTACCCGCCTGTCAAAAATATAATCAAACCGATTGCTGCACAAATTTGCGCTAGTAACCAAAATCGCATCGTAATTTTTGTCTCTGGCCAACCGGTCGCCTCAAGGTGGTGGTGAATGGGCGCAGATATAAAAACCTTTCTTCCCAAAAACTTTTTGCTTAGTAGCTGAATCGAGCTTGAACCGGCTTCGATCACAAAGACTAAACCAATAATCGGCAGTAAAAACAAGGTGTTTGTTAACATTGCCACAACACCCAATGCCGTGCCTAAAGCAAAGGACCCTACATCCCCCATAAAAAACCGGGCTGGATATATATTAAACCACAAGTAAGCCGTAAGCGCACCCACAACTGTAAAACAAAAAGCAGCCAAGTATGACTGCCCCTGAAACATTGCAATTATCCCAAAAGTTCCAAAACTGATTGCCGCTAGTCCACCAGCCAAGCCATCTAAGCCGTCACTGATGTTTACGGCATTACCCATTGCAACAACCACAAAAATAAATATAGGTATAATCAGCCAGCCAAGCTCAAGCTCGAACGGCAAATACGGAATATGGACACTTGTAAACCCAAGCTTGTAGTAAAAAAACCAAGCAGCAACTGCTGCAACCAAAGCGATTAGCAAAAATTTTACACCACTCCGTAAACCACGCACACCACCGCCAAGACCGCGGATATTAATAACATCGTCAATCAAGCCTACGATTCCACCCCCGATAAGCGCCGCAAGTGGCAACCATGTTTCTGCCCTATTCAGATTAAAAGCAAGAGTCATCAAAGCAACGACTGCAACGAACACCATTCCAGCCATGGTCGGAATGTGCCGCTGATGCTTTTCGGCATGTAGCTTTGCAAAAACGGCTGCCTTCTCGCCCGTAGTGCTTGTTGTGCGCTGCACTTTCCAAAACTTAAATTTATAAGCAAAAAATGTGTAAATAGGAGTCGCCAACATACTAACGGCAAAGCCAATAAACGCCAGTAGTAACAAGCTTGTTACCTCGTTAATAATCTCGGCCGGAATTGAGTACATATTTTAGCCCCTTGGTTGAATTTTTAGATAATCTAGCAGCCAGTTTGAGATATCGGTAAAAATTGGCGCCGCACCTTGAGTGCCGGCGAAATCACCGAGATCCGAATCATCCACTCTTATCATTATCACATATTCTGGCCGATTTTGACCACCATAGCCTAGATACCCCCCGATGGTTTTCGTTTTGCTATACTGTCCGGTCGTTGGATCATAAACCTGCGCAGTCCCTGTTTTGCCGCCTGTTGTATATCCCGGTCTATCTAGCTTACCCAAACTTCCCGCCCTAATCTCGTGAGTCATCATTCGCAACTTTTCGGAAGCATCTGCGCTAATCACACCTGTTTTCTTCACGATAGGCTCTTTAGCAACTACATCACCCTTTTCATTCACTACTCCGCTAATAATCTGGGGTGAGTAATATGTTCCGCCATTAACTAGTGCCGAGAATGTTGAAACTGCCTGCAGCATAGTCATCGTCATACCCTGGCCAAAAGTCATGTTCGCATATCGAACTGGACCACCTTGCTCGTCGTCAGGTGAAATAACCTGCCCAGCCGCCTCAAAGGCCAGGGGGATTCCAGTAATCTCATTTAGTAAAAAACGATCTGTTAAGTACTGATAAAATTTATCCTTTGCCTGATCATTAATGTCGCCACCACCAAGTAATCGCAAAATGTGTACCATGCCAGTGTTGTAAGAATATCGCAGCGCATCAAGCATCTTAACATTACCCAAAAGTTCGTTACCAAGGTTCTTGATTGTTGCGTCTGCGACTTTTGTCGAGCCAGTATTCACATAGGTTGTGTCGGGCTGGATAACACCTTCGTTAAGGCCCATGGCAACTGTAAACGTTTTAGTTACAGATCCCGGCTCGTACGGATCTGAGATCGTCGGATTTTGAAAAGCGTTGTAATCTGTGACTTTTTGATATTCACCTGGGTTGTAGGTCGGCAAGCTTGCCATTGCCATGATTTGTCCATTATTTGGGTTAATTACAACAGCACTCCCTTTTGTAGCATGAACCCGCTCCAGCCCCGCTTTTAAAGCCTTCTCTACGTATGATTGAATATTGCGATCTATACTTAGGACCACGTCTTCACCATCTTGCGCTGGTGTCTGAACTGTATTCGCACCAACTGAGATCGGAATCCCATTCACATCTGTAATCGCCTTGAGCTGCCCTGCCACTCCGGCAAGTTGATCGTTATAACCTTGTTCTATTCCGTATTGCCCCTTACCTTCTCCATTTACAAACCCCAAGACCTGAGCCGCCAACGTTCCCTCAAGATAAGTTCGTTTTTCGCTTTCTTGAAGCCCAATTCCAGCTAACTCCTCTTTTTTAAGTAAATCAGCCTGTTGTTTGTTCAACAACTTCGCTAAAACAACATACTGTCGATCCTTGTTCTTCAAACTTTCTTCAAAGCCCTCCACTAAATTACCGCCAGCGATTCTGCGCAAAACCTCAGCAGCTTTCGTCTCATCTTTCACATATCGTGGATCAGCGAAAACAGTATAGCTCGGTTCATTTAAAACGAGTGGGGCTATCTTGTCATAGCCATCTTTTGCATAAATCTCACCTCTACTCGCTGCAATCGAGAATTTGGCCGTGTGCTCTTTTAGGGCTTCGGCTTCGTAATAGTCGTGTCTGATAACTTGAACATAAAAAAGCCGCACAACAAAAATAGCTCCCAGTAAAAACATGAGAGCCATTAAAATCCGCACCCGGCTATGTAAAGTTACATCTGTTTTTTCCATTGGAATTAATTAGTTCGTGCAAAATCAGTTTGAGCTGGAGAACCGAGCTGAGCAGCGACGCCACTTTGCGAAACTCGCTCTAACGCCTGCAACCTTGCCGTCTCAACTTCGAGATCGCGCTGTTCGCTTAAAAGCTGTTCTTTTTGATTGTTAAGATCGTTTATCTCGTATCCGTACGTACTTGTTTTGGTAATTTGCGTAAGGTAAATTAAGCCTAACACAGCAAGCATCAGTGCCACTAGTACCGTATGACTAACGGGCCCTAGCCGTTTGCTTGGCTTGAACCTAACCGTATTTTGATTGCGTCGCCATGATCTGCCGCCGGCAATTTGGCCCTGCATTGCTGCTGAATTATTGTACTGATACATTTTTGTTTCTTTTTATTTTGAGCTAAAATCCTGGCCTAGTGTAGACGATTATTAACCGTCTACACTAGTCTTTTTTTTGGTTTTAGCGCGCCTGCTCAAGGTGCCTTACAGCAACCTTAAATCGGCGAGAAGTACCCTGAACCTTGATAGGCATAGGTTATTCCCTTTTGTTTTTTATTTTTACAGCGCCTCGCAGTTTTGCACTACGAGAACGTGGATTGTAAACATCTTCGGTTGCCCCACTAATTGGTCGCTTGGTAATTAGGGAAAGTGTGGCTTCATATCCAGATTCCGCCTGCTCTTTAAAGAAGCGTTTAACCAAACGGTCTTCTAGGCTATGGAAGCTAATTATTGCTACCCTACCACCCGGTTTTAATAAATCAGGTATAAGTGGTAACACTTTTTTTAGCTGTCCTAGCTCGTCGTTAACCGCGATCCGGATTGCTTGAAATGTGCGCGTCGCCGGATGAGTTTTACCTCTTCGGCCACGATAAACATCTGCGACAACACCCGCAAGTTCAGCCGTAGTCGCAAATGGACGATTGGCAATTATTGCCTGGGCCACTTGTTTTGCCTTGGGTTCCTCGCCATATTCTCTCAAAATTTGCGTAAGCTCATCTTGGTTTATTTGGTTAAGGTACTCGGCCGCCGATAAACCATTTTGTTGGTCCATCCGCATATCTAGTGGTCCATCGCGCATAAAACTAAAACCGCGCTCGGGTATGTCTAGCTGTGGTGACGAAACACCAAGATCGATTAAAATTAAGTCGACTTGTTCACCTTGCTCGTGCAGCTGCTCGGCTGCCGTTCCGTAATCGCTTTTGATTAGGTTGGCGCCAGCTTGCTTTAACTCTTGCAAAGCTTTAATCGACGTTTCGTCTCGATCAACCAACGTAGCTAAATTAGCCGCACCAATTAAATTGATTACAGCTTTAGCATGCCCGCCATAGCCAGCCGTTAAATCGAGGTATCGCTCCCCTTTTTGCGGCTTGAGTACGTCAAGCACGGCTTGTAATAAAACCGGTTCATGTTGGAGTTGTTGTGGTGGTATTTTTTTCATATCGTAGTCACCTATTTGACAGCCAGCGTTTTTGTTTTTGTAAAATGTTTTTGTTTTTGTAATGTGTGTTAATGGAGTTGTTGTGGTGGTATTTCAAAATGAAACGCCGTTAAAGCCATTAACTTTGAGAGACTTATGTGAGGTGGAGTTTTTTGGGAGGTGTTTTTTGGAGGGGAAAGGTGCTAGGGCTTGCTAAGTGGAATGCCCTCGGCCCACTCACTGGCTGCCAAATAGCTGACTACGGAGAAACTCCGGTAGTTTTAAAAGCCATTGGCGTGTGTGTCACCGAATTTTTAAGGTGCCTACTTAGCCATTAAACGCCAGTAACGTCCAGCACGGACTGCTACGACATCACGAGTAATCCCCGAAAAATCTAGCAAATGCTGCTCGATACTAATACGACCCTGCTTAGCATCAAGGTCAGCTGATGTTTTGCCCATACGAAACTGTACGTTCAAATCAGCCACCTTTTGATCTAAGATGTCGCCGTTTAATGCAGGCTCGACCAATTCGTCCCATACCGATTTTGGGTACAGGTGCAAATATTTATCGAACCCTCTGGTAAGAACCACTCCACTTGCAAGCTCATCTCTAAGCTCGGCTGGAATTGTCAGCCTTCGCTTATCATCCAGCTTGCGTTCGAAGTAGTCTACCGTTGCCATTTTTTTAATAGTGGTTTTTGTTATTGCTTGGTGGCTTACCCACTGCTACCCACTGACATAAGTTTACTACCCACCATTACCCACTGCAAGTACTTTATTTCAAATAAATCACAGGGTCCACTCCACGCAGGCGTTTTATCCACAGTTCTGTGGGAAACTATTTTTGACAAATTAAAAACTACCCCGTTACGAGTAGTTCTTAATTTGCTCAGTATTTTTTATTCTTTGCCAACTACACGGTTATTAGCAGCAAGCCAACCCTCGACAGTTCCCCCGTCCATATAGTCACCTTTTGCCGGGACAACTACCATTTTATTACCGCTAGAAATGTACATATTTAACGCTTCGGTTATTTGGTACTCGCCGTTTGCTGCTGGAGCATTCTGCATTACTTGCTTTGCGCACTCCATAAGTTCGTAGTCAAACAAATATTTACTAATATTAATCAAGGTCGTGGGAGCATCTTCGACTTTTGGCTGTTCTATAACGCGCTTAAAAAAGCTAACACCGTTTTCGCCGTCGGTCTCGATCACACCATAACGGAATACGTCATCGCGGGGAACATTTACGGCAAGTAGTCCAGCACCAACGCCTGATTCATCTGCAGCCTTAATTAGTTCGGCGACTTCCGACCGACCGTCGGCACGATAAATAAAATCATCACCCATAAGTACTAAAACCTGTTCATTTTTTTTGATAAGGTGGGCACAAAGAGAAACCGGAACAGCAGTACCATAAGGCTGGTGCTGATCCTGAACCACATAATGGAAGTTTGCCTTTTTGGCCAAATGCTTAACTTCTTGAAGTTGCTCGGTTTTGCCTTTGGCTTTTAGGTATTCTTCTAAAAGCTGATTTCGGCCGTAATAGTTTTGCAGCTGCTCAAACTGCTCGCTTACAACAAAAATAATGTCAGTAATTCCAGCTTTTAGACAATCTTCAACTACGTAGTCAACCAGTGGTCGATTTCCGATCGGCAACATGCACTTTTCTACTGCCTTAGTAATTGGCAGTCGACGTGTTCCGTAACCCGCGACGGGAATAATCGCTTTTGTTATGCTACTCATTAATTAGCTCCTTTAGGGACTTAACTATCTGTCCATTATAATCTTTTGCCGGAAGTTTACGGACAAGCAAAACCCCGCTACACCATGTCGGCAAGTCGAGTACAGGTTTGTCATCAACTATTATTGCATCATGTTGTGGCAAATTATTCAAGTAAATCTGCTTGGGCTGTTGCACGATCACTTTTTCGAACTCTGCCAGTTCGGGCAAAAGTGAGATTTTAAATTCTTGAGTTTCTGGATCCCCAAAAGTAACAATCGTAGGCTTTGAGTCATGTTTATCTAGCCAACTTAAAAATTCACGCGCATCATCGTACAAAAAATCTTTCCCGATTAGCTCTTTAAAAATAAGCTCGCGAGCCTCTGTTGGATCGATCCCGAACGACTGCAAAGTTTTAAAAAAACGCAAATATCCACGCGCGCTACCTCCGCCCTTCACGCGGTGACGTAACATTCTAATGGCAAATGTCATCAACTTAATATCGTAAAGCTTCGAAACCGCTCGACACATTTCGCTGTATCCGTAGGTTGTACGGTAAAGCGTATCGTCTAAATCTAAATACCATTTTTTCATCAGCTAAAATATATTTTCATTAGTGCGCGCGCAACCCTATCCGGATCATGCCTTATAAACGACCGAGTTTTTGCAAGCCTATCGCCTTTTTTAAGTTTTATGTCACCCTTAAAAATCAGATCACTGCCTTTAACCAGATAGTTGGTTTTTTGGGTTTTTGCGGGCGGAGTAATCAGCAACTCCCCTTCTCGCTCGTATTTTTCAAAAACATTTTCGTCAGGTTTAGACGTGTTGTATAGTACAAAATCAAGGTTGCGACCACAAAATCGCTCAATTTCCGAGGCATGCTCGTAAACTCCCATGCCTGTAGTTTGGCCAGGTTTCGTAACTAAGTTACATACGTAAACAACCTTTGCTTTTGTTTCCTCGAGCGCCTGATTGACTCCCTTAATAATTAATGCCGCTCCAACAGACGTATATAAGTCACCCGGCGCAATTACTACTAAATCAGCTTCACGAATTGCTTTATCTGCATCCGGATTTATAACAGCGTTTGGCTCAAGTATCAACCACGGATTTGGCGCAAACCTTCGTAGATCTGTGGTGTCGACGGCATGCTCACCTTTTACAAGCGTCCCATCGTCTAGTTTGACCGCTAAATGCACGTTGTCTAAAGTCATTGGCAAAACTCGGCCAGAGATCTTTAAAACTTCACTAGCGGTTTCTACAGCTTCAGCAAAATTACCGGTCACCTTTTCGAGAGCTGTTAAAAACAAGTTTCCAAACGAATGTCCGCTCAGCTTACCGTCCTCAAATCGATAG
Protein-coding regions in this window:
- a CDS encoding gluconeogenesis factor YvcK family protein, which gives rise to MQKVGMKVVVIGGGTGSFAVLSGLKNYCRDITALVSMVDDGGSTGELRDELGVLPPGDVRQCLVALSEDPSVTRELFNYRFEDGKLSGHSFGNLFLTALEKVTGNFAEAVETASEVLKISGRVLPMTLDNVHLAVKLDDGTLVKGEHAVDTTDLRRFAPNPWLILEPNAVINPDADKAIREADLVVIAPGDLYTSVGAALIIKGVNQALEETKAKVVYVCNLVTKPGQTTGMGVYEHASEIERFCGRNLDFVLYNTSKPDENVFEKYEREGELLITPPAKTQKTNYLVKGSDLIFKGDIKLKKGDRLAKTRSFIRHDPDRVARALMKIYFS
- the rsmH gene encoding 16S rRNA (cytosine(1402)-N(4))-methyltransferase RsmH, with the translated sequence MKKIPPQQLQHEPVLLQAVLDVLKPQKGERYLDLTAGYGGHAKAVINLIGAANLATLVDRDETSIKALQELKQAGANLIKSDYGTAAEQLHEQGEQVDLILIDLGVSSPQLDIPERGFSFMRDGPLDMRMDQQNGLSAAEYLNQINQDELTQILREYGEEPKAKQVAQAIIANRPFATTAELAGVVADVYRGRRGKTHPATRTFQAIRIAVNDELGQLKKVLPLIPDLLKPGGRVAIISFHSLEDRLVKRFFKEQAESGYEATLSLITKRPISGATEDVYNPRSRSAKLRGAVKIKNKRE
- a CDS encoding HAD family hydrolase, translating into MKKWYLDLDDTLYRTTYGYSEMCRAVSKLYDIKLMTFAIRMLRHRVKGGGSARGYLRFFKTLQSFGIDPTEARELIFKELIGKDFLYDDAREFLSWLDKHDSKPTIVTFGDPETQEFKISLLPELAEFEKVIVQQPKQIYLNNLPQHDAIIVDDKPVLDLPTWCSGVLLVRKLPAKDYNGQIVKSLKELINE
- a CDS encoding sugar phosphate nucleotidyltransferase — protein: MSSITKAIIPVAGYGTRRLPITKAVEKCMLPIGNRPLVDYVVEDCLKAGITDIIFVVSEQFEQLQNYYGRNQLLEEYLKAKGKTEQLQEVKHLAKKANFHYVVQDQHQPYGTAVPVSLCAHLIKKNEQVLVLMGDDFIYRADGRSEVAELIKAADESGVGAGLLAVNVPRDDVFRYGVIETDGENGVSFFKRVIEQPKVEDAPTTLINISKYLFDYELMECAKQVMQNAPAANGEYQITEALNMYISSGNKMVVVPAKGDYMDGGTVEGWLAANNRVVGKE
- a CDS encoding penicillin-binding protein 2; translation: MEKTDVTLHSRVRILMALMFLLGAIFVVRLFYVQVIRHDYYEAEALKEHTAKFSIAASRGEIYAKDGYDKIAPLVLNEPSYTVFADPRYVKDETKAAEVLRRIAGGNLVEGFEESLKNKDRQYVVLAKLLNKQQADLLKKEELAGIGLQESEKRTYLEGTLAAQVLGFVNGEGKGQYGIEQGYNDQLAGVAGQLKAITDVNGIPISVGANTVQTPAQDGEDVVLSIDRNIQSYVEKALKAGLERVHATKGSAVVINPNNGQIMAMASLPTYNPGEYQKVTDYNAFQNPTISDPYEPGSVTKTFTVAMGLNEGVIQPDTTYVNTGSTKVADATIKNLGNELLGNVKMLDALRYSYNTGMVHILRLLGGGDINDQAKDKFYQYLTDRFLLNEITGIPLAFEAAGQVISPDDEQGGPVRYANMTFGQGMTMTMLQAVSTFSALVNGGTYYSPQIISGVVNEKGDVVAKEPIVKKTGVISADASEKLRMMTHEIRAGSLGKLDRPGYTTGGKTGTAQVYDPTTGQYSKTKTIGGYLGYGGQNRPEYVIMIRVDDSDLGDFAGTQGAAPIFTDISNWLLDYLKIQPRG